The following coding sequences are from one Odontesthes bonariensis isolate fOdoBon6 chromosome 10, fOdoBon6.hap1, whole genome shotgun sequence window:
- the sypb gene encoding synaptophysin b has protein sequence MDVANQLVAQGQFTVVKQPLGFIKILQWIFAIFAFSTCGSYSGMFKMSVECKNRSESDLGIEVEFEYPFRLHQVYYDAPTCKGGERERMFLVGDYSSSAEFFVTIAVFSFLYSMAGLAVYCFIMEKYRENNKGPQIDFVVTAVFAFMWLVSSCAWAKGLSDVKTSTDPEKIITRIPACDEQENRCREIYDPKVSGLNTSVAFGFINLILWVGNLWFVFKETGWMGAFAGTYVPSQEKQPAPESFDQGGYGQQDPYSGSQGGYQPEYGQQGGYEDGGYNQGYEQQPTSFSNQM, from the exons ATGGATGTTGCAAACCAG CTGGTGGCCCAAGGGCAGTTCACGGTAGTCAAACAACCGCTGGGATTTATAAAAATTCTACAATGG ATCTTTGCAATCTTCGCCTTCTCAACATGTGGCAGCTACTCCGGCATGTTCAAGATGAGCGTGGAGTGTAAAAACCGATCAGAAAGTGACCTAGGCATAGAAGTAGAATTTGAATATCCATTCAG GCTTCATCAGGTATACTATGATGCCCCCACCTGTAAGGGAGGGGAACGGGAACGTATGTTCCTGGTCGGAGACTACTCGTCTTCAGCTGAGTTCTTTGTCACCATCGCTGTCTTTTCCTTCCTCTACTCCATGGCGGGCCTCGCTGTATACTGTTTCATCATGGAGAAGTACCGTGAAAACAACAAGGGGCCCCAGATT GACTTTGTTGTGACGGCAGTGTTTGCCTTCATGTGGCTGGTGTCTTCATGTGCTTGGGCTAAAGGCTTGTCAGATGTGAAAACAAGCACTGATCCAGAAAAGATCATCACTCGCATCCCTGCCTGTGATGAGCAAGAAAATCGCTGTCGTGAGATATACGACCCCAAGGTTTCTGGCCTCAACACCTCCGTG GCTTTTGGATTCATCAACTTGATCCTGTGGGTGGGAAACCTGTGGTTCGTCTTCAAGGAGACCGGCTGGATGGGTGCATTTGCTGGAACATACGTTCCATCACAGGAGAAGCAGCCCGCTCCTGAATCCTTTGACCAGGGAGGATACGGACAGCAGGACCCCTATTCAGGCTCCCAGGGAGGATATCAGCCCGAATACGGCCAGCAGGGAGGCTACGAAGATGGAGGTTACAACCAGGGCTATGAGCAGCAGCCCACCTCCTTCTCTAATCAAATGTGA
- the plp2b gene encoding proteolipid protein 2b — protein MADTTASSPAANCLEKLKSYVKTPKGFILAAEIVISFIILICYAASLYGGYSAVAICEMVFAIIFFIIFMMELDKQIQVVNWVWSDFFRAIIGAALYIITSLICVIGGAGDGARIAGGVFGLIAGLLFAYDSYTIYLQIRSSRQHTAASTDDRV, from the exons ATGGCTGATACAACTGCGTCCAGCCCTGCAGCCAACTGCCTGGAGAAGCTGAAAAGTTACGTGAAGACCCCGAAAGGTTTCATCCTCGCAGCAGAAATA GTCATCAGTTTCATCATCCTCATCTGCTATGCTGCATCTCTGTACGGAGGCTACTCTGCTGTTGCCATCTGCGAGATGGTCTTCGCCATCATCTTCTTTATCATCTTCATGATGGAGTTGGACAAGCAGATCCAAGTGGTCAACTGGGTCTGGAGT GATTTTTTCCGTGCCATTATCGGTGCTGCTCTGTACATCATCACTTCTCTCATCTGTGTCATCGGAGGAGCAGGGGACGGAGCGCGGATCGCCGGCGGT GTTTTCGGTTTGATCGCTGGTCTGCTGTTTGCATATGACAGCTATACCATCTACCTGCAAATTCGGAGTTCCAGACAGCACACGGCGGCTTCGACCG ATGACAGAGTTTAA